In the genome of Microbacterium saperdae, one region contains:
- the rpsM gene encoding 30S ribosomal protein S13, with amino-acid sequence MARLAGVDIPRDKRVVIALTYIYGVGRTRSVEILKATEIDESIRVKDLSDDQLIALRDYIEGNYKVEGDLRREVAADIRRKVEIGSYEGIRHRRGLPVRGQRTKTNARTRKGPKRTVAGKKKAR; translated from the coding sequence ATGGCACGTCTTGCCGGCGTTGACATCCCGCGCGATAAGCGCGTGGTGATCGCCCTTACCTACATCTACGGCGTCGGCCGTACCCGCTCGGTCGAGATCCTCAAGGCAACGGAGATCGACGAGAGCATCCGCGTGAAGGACCTCAGCGATGACCAGCTGATCGCCCTCCGCGACTACATCGAAGGCAACTACAAGGTGGAGGGTGACCTGCGCCGCGAGGTCGCCGCAGACATCCGCCGCAAGGTCGAGATCGGCTCCTACGAGGGCATCCGCCACCGTCGTGGTCTCCCGGTCCGTGGTCAGCGCACCAAGACCAACGCCCGTACCCGCAAGGGCCCGAAGCGCACCGTCGCAGGCAAGAAGAAGGCCCGCTAA
- the infA gene encoding translation initiation factor IF-1 encodes MAKKDGVIEIEGVISEALPNAMFRVELSNGHKVLATISGKMRQNYIRIIPEDRVVVELSPYDLTRGRIVYRYR; translated from the coding sequence ATGGCTAAGAAAGACGGTGTCATCGAGATCGAGGGCGTGATCTCCGAAGCACTGCCCAACGCGATGTTCCGCGTTGAGCTCAGCAACGGACACAAGGTCCTGGCAACGATCTCCGGCAAGATGCGGCAGAACTACATCCGCATCATCCCCGAGGACCGCGTGGTCGTGGAGCTCAGCCCCTACGACCTCACCCGCGGCCGTATCGTCTACCGCTACCGCTAG
- a CDS encoding DsbA family protein: protein MAAAKSNTNWFAIGVSAAVVVVLVVLGGLVVFLNNQATAPGVAPVSDSINEETGAISFGTGEDQVDTFVDFMCPICGQFEDSYGEQLQAAAADDKITLNIHPVSILDRYSQGTEFSTRAANAMYCVAAEAPESSIDFFNLLFENRPEENSAGLTDAELSALAEQVGAGAAADCIADGTYKDFVGDQTKAHDIKGTPTVEVNGKRLDLQAGEITVMEKLLG, encoded by the coding sequence ATGGCAGCGGCGAAGAGCAACACCAACTGGTTCGCGATCGGCGTCTCCGCCGCCGTGGTCGTGGTGCTGGTGGTCCTTGGTGGACTCGTGGTGTTCCTGAACAACCAGGCCACTGCTCCCGGTGTCGCGCCCGTCAGCGACTCGATCAACGAGGAGACCGGTGCGATCAGCTTCGGAACGGGAGAAGACCAGGTCGACACGTTCGTCGACTTCATGTGCCCGATCTGCGGTCAGTTCGAGGACAGCTACGGCGAGCAGCTGCAGGCCGCGGCCGCCGATGACAAGATCACGCTGAACATCCACCCCGTCTCGATCCTCGACCGCTATTCGCAGGGAACCGAGTTCTCGACTCGCGCGGCCAACGCGATGTACTGCGTCGCCGCCGAGGCGCCGGAATCGAGCATCGACTTCTTCAACCTCCTGTTCGAGAACCGCCCGGAGGAGAACTCCGCGGGCCTGACCGACGCCGAGCTCTCCGCGCTGGCTGAGCAGGTCGGCGCCGGTGCCGCCGCGGACTGCATCGCCGACGGCACTTACAAGGACTTCGTAGGCGACCAGACGAAGGCTCACGACATCAAGGGCACACCGACCGTGGAGGTCAACGGCAAGCGCCTCGACCTGCAGGCCGGCGAGATCACCGTGATGGAGAAGCTGCTCGGTTGA
- the rpsK gene encoding 30S ribosomal protein S11, whose protein sequence is MAAPKAAARKPRRKEKKNIALGQAHIKSTFNNTIVSITDPSGAVIAWASSGGVGFKGSRKSTPYAAGMAAESAARQAAEHGVKKVDVLVKGPGSGRETAIRSLQAAGLEVGSIQDVTPQAHNGCRPPKRRRV, encoded by the coding sequence ATGGCTGCACCCAAGGCCGCCGCGCGCAAGCCGCGCCGCAAGGAAAAGAAGAACATCGCGCTGGGCCAGGCCCACATCAAGTCGACGTTCAACAACACGATCGTCTCGATTACCGACCCGTCCGGCGCTGTCATCGCCTGGGCATCGTCGGGTGGCGTGGGCTTCAAGGGCTCCCGCAAGTCGACCCCGTACGCCGCCGGTATGGCTGCCGAGTCCGCCGCCCGTCAGGCTGCGGAGCACGGCGTCAAGAAGGTCGACGTCCTCGTGAAGGGTCCGGGCTCCGGCCGCGAGACCGCGATCCGTTCGCTCCAGGCCGCTGGCCTCGAGGTGGGCTCGATCCAGGACGTCACCCCGCAGGCGCACAACGGTTGCCGCCCGCCGAAGCGTCGCCGCGTCTGA
- the rpmJ gene encoding 50S ribosomal protein L36 has product MKVNPSVKPICDHCKVIRRHGRVMVICKSNPRHKQRQG; this is encoded by the coding sequence ATGAAGGTCAACCCCAGCGTCAAGCCCATCTGCGATCACTGCAAGGTGATCCGCCGTCACGGCCGCGTCATGGTGATCTGCAAGAGCAACCCGCGTCACAAGCAGCGCCAGGGCTAA